A single Nostoc sp. PCC 7107 DNA region contains:
- a CDS encoding cytochrome P450 — translation MNSVLHLQASDSQFFLNLDHWLAQMRREAPVFYSTEHQCWMVFRYDDVSRVLSEWKNFSSQLPQLHEREDFSQSLATTDPPKHQSLRSIVQKVFTTNQVEALAPRITELTYELLGQMKQHKQVDLVNTFATPLPVIVIAEILGIPVEDREDFKRWSDGIIAGSQTAIKDMADYFRQLLKERQQHPSKDLISDLIAAYAEGEKLTAQELVDFCMILLLAGNETTTNLITNTIWSLHEYPDENRRLRNDLSLLPTAIEEVLRYHSPITYLQRYTKVETQIGDQIIPPGKLVWAWISSANRDELQFENSDRLIIDREPNKHLAFGYGIHFCLGAPLARLEAKIALKALLEEFPNLQVDATQPLKPISTLLVHGLETLNVLL, via the coding sequence ATGAATAGCGTTTTACACTTACAAGCAAGCGATTCACAATTCTTCCTCAATCTTGATCATTGGTTGGCTCAAATGCGCCGAGAAGCACCTGTGTTCTACAGTACAGAGCATCAATGTTGGATGGTATTTCGCTATGATGATGTGTCACGGGTGTTAAGCGAATGGAAAAACTTTTCCTCCCAATTGCCACAACTTCACGAACGAGAAGATTTCAGTCAATCTCTAGCTACAACAGATCCACCTAAACATCAATCTCTGCGCTCAATCGTCCAAAAGGTCTTCACCACAAATCAAGTTGAAGCATTAGCCCCGCGGATTACTGAACTTACTTACGAGTTGTTGGGGCAAATGAAGCAACACAAACAAGTCGATTTAGTAAATACTTTCGCTACTCCCTTACCAGTCATTGTAATTGCAGAAATTCTTGGTATACCTGTTGAAGATCGGGAAGACTTCAAACGCTGGTCAGATGGGATTATTGCCGGAAGTCAAACTGCTATTAAAGATATGGCTGATTATTTTCGGCAATTACTCAAAGAACGCCAACAGCATCCCAGCAAAGACTTGATCAGTGACTTAATTGCAGCTTACGCAGAAGGAGAAAAGTTAACAGCACAGGAACTAGTTGATTTTTGTATGATTCTTTTGCTAGCTGGTAATGAAACTACCACTAACTTAATTACCAATACTATTTGGTCTCTGCATGAGTATCCTGATGAAAACCGACGGTTACGAAATGACTTGTCTTTATTACCAACTGCAATTGAAGAAGTACTGCGTTATCACTCCCCGATTACTTACTTACAAAGATATACCAAAGTAGAAACCCAAATTGGAGACCAGATCATTCCTCCAGGAAAACTTGTGTGGGCGTGGATCAGTTCTGCCAACCGAGATGAACTTCAGTTTGAGAATAGCGATCGCTTGATCATTGATCGAGAACCAAATAAACATCTTGCCTTTGGTTATGGTATTCATTTTTGTTTGGGCGCACCTTTAGCTCGACTAGAAGCCAAGATTGCACTTAAGGCTTTGCTAGAAGAATTTCCAAATCTCCAGGTTGACGCAACCCAGCCTCTAAAACCAATTTCCACCCTGTTGGTACATGGTTTAGAAACCTTGAATGTTTTGTTATAG